Proteins found in one Helicobacter sp. NHP19-003 genomic segment:
- a CDS encoding TdeIII family type II restriction endonuclease, with translation MPFHTRLLGKDRMALYSFIHSLSTNFGSSIFEPVAKELGCLKFDRAELQTKSGDRITPEAQQVIQDIMNCLETATNKPNKACEIAKILKAMRGAIGANTIAIKPTKVDLRLAKNGSVYLIDLKTAKPNMGEFKGFKRTLLTWVAAFAYDHPNITDIHTLIAIPYNPYAPKPYERWTLAGMLDLKHELMVGKDFWDFVGGEGSYTMLLECFEEVGLQMRDEIDAYFKKFMD, from the coding sequence AGACAGAATGGCTTTGTATAGTTTCATCCATAGTTTAAGCACAAACTTTGGTTCAAGCATATTTGAACCCGTAGCAAAAGAATTGGGGTGTTTAAAATTCGATCGTGCAGAGTTGCAGACGAAGTCTGGAGACAGAATCACCCCAGAGGCTCAACAGGTGATTCAAGACATCATGAATTGCCTAGAAACAGCGACCAACAAACCAAATAAGGCGTGCGAGATTGCCAAAATTCTTAAAGCCATGCGTGGAGCAATTGGCGCAAACACGATTGCCATCAAACCCACAAAAGTAGATTTGCGCCTAGCAAAAAATGGGAGTGTCTATTTGATCGACCTCAAAACAGCCAAACCCAATATGGGCGAATTTAAGGGGTTTAAACGCACTCTGTTAACTTGGGTGGCGGCTTTTGCCTACGACCACCCAAACATCACCGACATACATACCCTTATTGCCATCCCTTACAACCCTTATGCGCCAAAACCCTATGAGCGTTGGACTCTAGCAGGGATGTTGGATTTAAAACATGAACTCATGGTGGGGAAAGATTTTTGGGATTTTGTAGGAGGAGAGGGCAGCTATACCATGCTCTTGGAGTGTTTTGAGGAAGTTGGCTTGCAAATGCGCGATGAAATTGACGCGTACTTTAAGAAGTTTATGGACTAA